A stretch of the Acidobacteriota bacterium genome encodes the following:
- a CDS encoding amidohydrolase family protein has protein sequence MSDKTFSRLMRKAAVHRAKFYIFLALVAGLAFVLNSSQTARLDDADAYAIKDAQIVTGTGKTIAKGTIVFRNGLITEVGENVKIPADARIINGAGMVVYPGFIDGYTNLGLPAPQQPATPAAGGAGGRQAAIAAAAAAGQQPESNTGDPSNSAAEQVKPGGTNVEDARNAGITTALTSARQGIFAGQSALINLAGDDAAKLVLRSPVALTVQFSTGSFFGGGYPGSLMGTVSYIRQTFYDAVHYRDEWDRYNRIKRGIARPQTDKKLAALQPALRGEMPVMFIANSDQDIRRALMIADEFKLKPIIGGALYGYRIADRLKAKNIPVVLSVDFPARATDLPDDEDEPIRVLRMRAETPKGAAMLNQAGVKFAFTAGTQRPADFLSSVRRAVENGLSKDEALKALTINAAEIFGVSEQLGTIEAGKIANLVVMSGDLFARESRVRHVFIDGLQFEVRNTPPQQQRFGGGQGRPGGPGAPPQQARIADPSGEWSLMVNSPQGDLNVKMNIRKDGNNYSGSLATPMGNADVRDIAMEGNRLTARVTIPAGGNNMEATMTATIDGDAIKGVLALGAMGAFDFTGTRPK, from the coding sequence ATGTCAGACAAAACCTTTTCGCGTCTGATGCGAAAGGCTGCTGTTCATCGCGCCAAATTTTATATCTTTTTGGCGCTGGTCGCGGGGTTGGCATTTGTACTCAATAGTAGCCAAACGGCGCGGCTCGATGATGCAGATGCTTATGCCATCAAAGATGCGCAGATCGTCACCGGCACCGGCAAGACGATTGCCAAAGGCACCATTGTGTTTCGCAACGGCCTGATTACAGAGGTTGGCGAAAATGTCAAAATCCCGGCTGATGCCCGCATCATCAATGGCGCAGGTATGGTCGTCTATCCGGGCTTCATTGATGGTTACACCAACCTCGGACTTCCGGCACCGCAACAACCGGCGACTCCCGCCGCGGGTGGCGCAGGTGGCAGACAGGCAGCGATTGCCGCAGCCGCTGCCGCAGGTCAGCAACCTGAATCCAACACCGGCGACCCGTCGAACTCCGCCGCTGAACAGGTCAAACCCGGCGGCACCAATGTCGAAGACGCGCGCAACGCCGGCATCACCACGGCACTTACTTCGGCGCGTCAGGGAATATTTGCAGGGCAAAGCGCGCTGATTAATCTCGCAGGCGATGACGCTGCAAAACTGGTTTTGCGTTCGCCTGTGGCGCTCACCGTCCAATTTTCAACCGGCTCATTTTTCGGCGGCGGCTATCCAGGCTCACTGATGGGCACTGTCTCTTACATCCGCCAGACCTTTTATGACGCGGTGCATTATCGCGATGAGTGGGACAGGTATAATCGCATCAAACGCGGCATCGCGCGCCCGCAAACTGATAAAAAGCTGGCGGCATTGCAACCCGCTTTGCGCGGCGAAATGCCTGTGATGTTCATCGCCAATTCCGACCAGGATATTCGTCGCGCATTGATGATTGCCGATGAATTCAAACTGAAACCGATCATCGGCGGCGCGCTTTATGGCTATCGTATTGCCGACAGATTGAAAGCGAAAAATATTCCCGTCGTGCTGTCGGTTGACTTCCCTGCCCGCGCCACCGATTTACCCGATGATGAAGATGAACCCATCAGAGTTTTGCGGATGCGCGCCGAAACCCCTAAGGGCGCGGCAATGCTCAATCAAGCGGGCGTCAAGTTCGCTTTCACTGCCGGAACCCAGCGTCCTGCCGATTTCCTGAGCAGCGTTCGCCGCGCGGTTGAAAACGGTCTATCGAAAGACGAAGCCTTGAAAGCCTTGACCATCAATGCCGCAGAAATTTTTGGCGTCAGTGAACAACTCGGCACCATCGAAGCCGGAAAGATTGCCAATCTTGTGGTAATGAGCGGCGATTTGTTTGCAAGAGAATCGCGGGTTCGCCACGTCTTCATCGACGGCTTACAATTCGAGGTCAGAAATACACCGCCTCAACAACAACGCTTTGGCGGCGGGCAAGGCAGACCCGGCGGACCAGGTGCGCCACCCCAACAAGCTAGAATCGCTGACCCCTCAGGCGAATGGAGTTTAATGGTCAATTCTCCGCAAGGCGATTTGAACGTCAAAATGAACATTCGCAAAGACGGCAACAACTACAGTGGCTCACTGGCAACCCCAATGGGCAATGCCGATGTGCGCGACATCGCAATGGAGGGCAATCGCCTGACGGCGCGGGTAACCATTCCTGCGGGCGGCAACAATATGGAAGCGACGATGACCGCGACCATTGATGGCGATGCGATTAAAGGCGTGCTGGCGCTTGGCGCGATGGGCGCATTCGATTTCACCGGCACGAGACCCAAGTAA
- a CDS encoding sulfatase-like hydrolase/transferase translates to MRNQILKDAARALSLANLFFTSQWIALLDINHFWFGKFSLFSFKNILALLVNVCLFGALLFAAMQLFRRSKNDRLLQTGRLLFSLLFFLFAAVAILPQLFGKDFSFQTALLRSVGYFNLTELRALGTLITASTALLLKHRLRYGIGIFAGAIFWLAIKTEFLIALTILLIAVSLVFIWLRHHIVKVTPVLTLILFPFFIWTSAQGIYLMSKSFTHPQATRNAAAPSSQRVVWIVFDGLDYSQSFGKRAATLNLPAFDGLRQQAVSAKNAYPPAGFTLMSIPALFTGRLVSKVRPASPADMLINFDGANESQSLAAESTVFSDAYELNYRTALAGWAIPYHRIFGKQLTSGFGQEVRDENLLHNMWGHFRRAIENLPGFPGLKAMDSMQNKWERQEHCNGYRNILQAAKPMAANSDYGLVFIHLPVPHPPGIYDREKAAFELDEESCYLDNLALADKALGAVREAMEDAGEWDKSTVIVSSDHWWRPYIWKPTPYWTKADDEVIESVENVDHRIPFMVKLPGQKVSMEYEPAFNTVLTRNFIATLLRNQLHSAENVKAWLDENRSIAESPYAFEKIPEGSTP, encoded by the coding sequence ATGCGAAACCAAATTCTCAAAGATGCAGCAAGAGCGTTGTCACTCGCGAATCTGTTTTTTACAAGCCAATGGATCGCTTTGTTGGATATTAATCATTTCTGGTTTGGCAAGTTTTCGCTTTTCAGTTTTAAAAACATCCTGGCATTACTGGTTAATGTATGCCTGTTCGGTGCCCTGCTTTTCGCGGCAATGCAACTCTTTCGTCGCTCTAAAAATGACCGCCTGTTGCAAACCGGACGCTTACTTTTTTCGCTGCTCTTTTTTCTGTTTGCGGCTGTTGCGATTTTGCCGCAATTATTCGGAAAAGATTTTAGCTTTCAAACGGCTTTACTGAGATCGGTCGGGTATTTCAACTTAACCGAACTTCGCGCCCTGGGAACCTTGATTACCGCTTCCACAGCCTTATTGCTCAAACACCGTTTGCGATATGGAATCGGCATCTTTGCGGGCGCGATTTTCTGGCTAGCCATTAAAACCGAATTCCTCATCGCCCTAACCATTTTGCTCATTGCCGTTTCGCTGGTGTTTATTTGGTTGCGCCATCATATCGTTAAAGTCACGCCAGTTTTAACTTTGATTCTGTTTCCTTTTTTTATCTGGACATCGGCTCAGGGAATTTATCTGATGAGTAAATCCTTCACCCACCCGCAGGCGACCAGAAATGCGGCAGCGCCTTCGTCGCAGCGAGTCGTGTGGATTGTTTTTGACGGTCTGGATTATTCTCAGTCTTTTGGCAAGCGAGCGGCAACGCTGAATCTCCCGGCGTTTGATGGGTTGCGTCAACAAGCCGTTTCAGCGAAGAATGCCTATCCGCCTGCGGGCTTCACGTTGATGTCAATTCCAGCATTATTTACTGGTCGTCTGGTTTCAAAGGTTCGTCCGGCTAGCCCTGCGGATATGTTGATAAATTTTGATGGAGCAAATGAATCACAAAGTCTCGCGGCAGAATCGACAGTCTTTTCCGATGCGTATGAATTAAATTACCGAACGGCGCTTGCGGGTTGGGCGATTCCCTATCACCGAATATTTGGCAAGCAATTGACCAGCGGCTTTGGTCAGGAAGTAAGGGACGAAAATCTCCTACATAATATGTGGGGTCATTTCAGACGGGCGATAGAGAATTTGCCCGGGTTTCCCGGGTTGAAAGCTATGGACAGTATGCAAAACAAATGGGAACGGCAGGAACACTGCAACGGCTATCGAAACATTTTGCAAGCGGCAAAGCCTATGGCGGCTAATTCCGATTATGGTCTGGTGTTCATTCACCTGCCGGTTCCTCATCCGCCGGGCATTTACGACCGCGAGAAGGCAGCCTTTGAGCTGGATGAAGAGAGTTGTTATCTTGATAATCTGGCGCTTGCCGACAAGGCATTGGGGGCGGTAAGAGAAGCGATGGAAGATGCGGGTGAATGGGATAAAAGCACAGTGATTGTCAGTTCAGACCATTGGTGGCGACCCTACATTTGGAAACCTACGCCATACTGGACAAAAGCCGATGATGAGGTGATTGAATCGGTTGAGAATGTCGATCATCGCATACCATTTATGGTGAAACTGCCGGGTCAGAAAGTCTCTATGGAGTATGAGCCGGCATTTAATACGGTGCTGACCAGAAACTTTATCGCAACTTTGTTGCGCAATCAGCTTCATTCAGCGGAAAACGTAAAAGCTTGGCTTGATGAGAATCGCTCAATCGCTGAAAGCCCCTATGCGTTTGAAAAGATTCCCGAAGGTTCAACACCTTGA